The genomic DNA GCGACGCGCGCGCAGGACATGCTTGCGCGCGTCGGCGGCGATGAGTTCGTGCTGATCGTGCCCGGCTACGCCGACGACGCGCAACTGCGCGAACAGGCGGGACGGCTGATCGAGCGTGTCCAGCAGATCGGCCTGCGCGATTACGGCGGGCGCTTTCCGCTTGGCGTGAGCGTCGGCATCGCGACGTGGCCCGATCGCGTCGATGCGGTCGAGCAGCTGCTCGACGTGGCCGATGCGGCGATGTACACGGCGAAGCAGGCCGGCCGCTCGACGTATCGCTTCGGCGCGCGGCCTGGCCGTCAGCAGGGCAATGTGGTGACCTTGCCGCGTTGAAAGCGGCGGGGCGGGTGGGTCTTGCCTGCGCTTAATTTCCCGCGCTTATTGGCTTACGCTTATTTTGCCCACGCTTATTGCCCACGCTTACTTTGCCGTGATCCCGATCGTTGCGATCCCCGCAATCGTCGCGATGACCGACGCGGCCACGTGAATCCCGATCTCGGCCGCCGCCCAGCCGTAGCGGCCTTCCTGCAGCCGCTGCACGACTTCGGCGGAGAACGTCGAAAACGTCGACAGGCCGCCCATCAGACCGGTGATGATAAAGAGCCGCCATTCGGGCGCGAGACTCGGGTTGCGCACGAAGAACGCCACCGCGACGCCGATGATGTAACCGGCAATCAGGTTGGCCGCGAATGTGCCGAGCGGCAGCGGGGGGAACACGCCGTTGAGGCGGATCGCAAGAAACCAGCGGAACAGTGAACCGAGCGCGCCGCCGATGCCGACGGCAAGAATCGATAGATACATGGAAGGGCCTGGAAAGTCGGAAACGTCGACGAACCCGGCTGATTGGCGCTGATCTGCAACTCAGCTGCAGGGCGACCGCAGCTCAACTGCAAGCCAACTGCTGACGAACCGCGGGCGTGATGACGCCGCGTCCGCAATCAGCCGGACGAAGCAGGCATCATCAGCCACAAGGGCGGTTAAAGGAGAATGCCATCTCCGGTGCGCAAGTCTATCACTGTCGTTCGTCAAACGGGGCGCGATGGGCCGACTGACTCACCGCGCACCGCGCCGCCGCGCGGCCGCGCTCAGACGACCGTCTCGCGCTCGGGCGTCGACGAGATGCGATGAATCGTCAGGTCCGCGCCGTTGAATTCTTCTTCCTGATCGAGACGCAGACCCACCGTCGCGCGAATGGCGCCGTAGACGATCGCGCCGCCCGCGGCCGCGATCGCGATACCGCCCAGCGTGCCGATCAGCTGCGCGGCGAACGACACGCCACCGAGACCGCCCAGCGCGCGCAGCCCGAAGATACCGGCCGCAATGCCGCCCCATGCGCCGCACAAGCCGTGCAGCGGCCACACACCGAGCACGTCGTCGATGCGCCAGCGGTTCTGCACGCAGGTGAACATATAGACGAAGAGCGCGCCCGCGAGCGCGCCGGTAATCAGCGCGCC from Paraburkholderia edwinii includes the following:
- the crcB gene encoding fluoride efflux transporter CrcB, with amino-acid sequence MYLSILAVGIGGALGSLFRWFLAIRLNGVFPPLPLGTFAANLIAGYIIGVAVAFFVRNPSLAPEWRLFIITGLMGGLSTFSTFSAEVVQRLQEGRYGWAAAEIGIHVAASVIATIAGIATIGITAK